The following proteins are encoded in a genomic region of Haloarcula salinisoli:
- a CDS encoding universal stress protein produces the protein MYDNVLVATDGSSGTTETLSHAVSIARDNDAVLHGLYVVDRRLVLAAEKDTQDDVRQSLEEEGEVALDDIGVGGEEAGLDVETRMEEGIPHKAIVDYAESAAIDLVVMGTHGRTGRDRVANLGSVTERVVESSPVPVLVVHID, from the coding sequence ATGTACGACAACGTACTGGTCGCGACCGACGGGAGTTCCGGGACGACGGAGACGCTTTCCCACGCCGTCTCCATCGCCCGCGACAACGACGCCGTGTTGCACGGGCTCTACGTCGTCGACCGGCGGCTGGTGCTGGCCGCCGAGAAGGACACGCAGGACGACGTGCGACAGTCCTTAGAGGAGGAAGGTGAGGTCGCGCTCGACGACATCGGTGTCGGCGGCGAGGAAGCCGGGCTCGACGTCGAGACGCGGATGGAGGAAGGTATTCCCCACAAGGCCATCGTCGACTACGCGGAATCGGCGGCTATCGACCTCGTCGTGATGGGCACCCACGGACGCACCGGCCGGGACCGGGTGGCCAACCTGGGCAGTGTCACGGAGCGCGTCGTCGAGAGCTCGCCGGTCCCCGTCCTCGTGGTCCACATCGACTAA
- a CDS encoding ATPase domain-containing protein, which produces MSVPTGSETLDSILDGGLPEGRTVLVTGGPGTGKSTLAMQFLAEGVARDEDCLYISTEQTFDELSDAFEEFAFDLHDDNLTVTSLHATPGQTVEGGDGRELTLETLEGGKMLGGDYSAPFESQYITQYLERFAPADRVVLDSVSGLSAIGEDQDVFRRTLLDFIRLLNDEFGATALFTAEESQPDLNQNDVKTVAASDAVQFNTHGVLRLWRENVGGDYHRFLEVVKMRGVDHDTRVHEVSFTHEGLRISPRLRTHPGEFVPSDHMSTGIDGLDRLMGGGVVKGGTLLLEHDGQASPHSILTNLMVQAREEGMPITIIPPVELPPKRLRTIIDERIGDMEELLANDQLFLVDFANIWENTKRNVFKPQEHDTDNPASVFRTIDERRGDAPMFSILNVEAQLPVLTDDELRQIRFWEEENLYQPEDTSMYLFNPQSLDEELAAFYENGAWQTLETWVTDKGLQYLELQKSPSGFMGSTRLVEYIEEEPYMRIQQPPGAGSTETTLDDGGQ; this is translated from the coding sequence ATGTCCGTCCCGACAGGCAGTGAGACCCTAGACAGCATCCTCGACGGCGGACTCCCCGAGGGCCGGACGGTACTGGTCACCGGCGGCCCGGGAACGGGGAAATCGACGCTGGCCATGCAGTTCCTGGCCGAAGGAGTGGCACGAGACGAGGACTGTCTGTACATCAGCACCGAACAGACCTTCGACGAACTGTCCGACGCCTTCGAGGAGTTCGCCTTTGACCTCCACGACGACAACCTCACGGTCACGTCGCTGCATGCGACCCCGGGCCAGACCGTCGAGGGCGGTGACGGTCGCGAACTCACGCTCGAAACTCTCGAAGGCGGGAAGATGCTGGGCGGGGACTACTCCGCGCCCTTCGAGTCCCAGTATATCACGCAGTACCTCGAACGGTTCGCGCCCGCGGACCGCGTGGTGCTCGACTCCGTTTCGGGGCTGTCGGCTATCGGCGAGGACCAGGACGTGTTCCGGCGCACACTGTTAGATTTCATCCGCCTGCTGAACGACGAGTTCGGCGCGACGGCGCTGTTTACCGCCGAGGAGTCCCAGCCCGACCTCAATCAGAACGACGTCAAGACCGTCGCCGCGAGCGACGCCGTCCAGTTCAACACCCACGGCGTGCTCCGGCTCTGGCGGGAGAACGTCGGTGGCGACTACCACCGGTTCCTGGAGGTGGTGAAGATGCGCGGCGTCGACCACGACACCCGCGTCCACGAGGTGAGCTTCACCCACGAGGGGCTGCGTATCTCGCCGCGACTGCGGACCCACCCGGGGGAGTTCGTCCCCTCGGATCACATGTCCACAGGCATCGACGGCCTCGACCGACTCATGGGCGGCGGTGTCGTCAAGGGCGGCACCCTGCTGCTGGAACACGACGGCCAGGCCAGCCCCCACTCCATCCTGACGAACCTCATGGTGCAGGCCCGCGAGGAGGGGATGCCTATCACCATCATCCCGCCCGTCGAACTGCCGCCCAAGCGGCTGCGGACTATCATCGACGAGCGAATCGGCGACATGGAGGAGTTGCTGGCGAACGACCAGCTCTTTCTCGTCGACTTCGCCAACATCTGGGAGAACACCAAGCGCAACGTGTTCAAACCGCAGGAACACGACACCGACAACCCCGCGTCGGTCTTCCGGACCATCGACGAGCGCCGGGGCGACGCGCCCATGTTCAGCATCCTCAACGTCGAGGCCCAGCTCCCCGTCCTGACCGACGACGAGCTCCGGCAGATACGGTTCTGGGAGGAGGAGAACCTCTACCAGCCCGAAGACACCTCGATGTATCTGTTCAACCCACAGTCGCTCGACGAGGAACTCGCCGCGTTCTACGAGAACGGCGCCTGGCAGACCCTGGAGACGTGGGTGACCGACAAGGGACTGCAGTATCTCGAACTCCAGAAGTCACCCAGCGGATTTATGGGGTCGACTCGCCTCGTCGAGTACATCGAAGAAGAACCCTATATGCGAATCCAGCAACCACCTGGCGCCGGTAGTACCGAGACGACCCTCGACGACGGGGGACAGTGA
- a CDS encoding DUF7504 family protein, producing MPTDSPAPGTNVIVMAPSLSDEKRATCLDLQGAGPPSRLDVLHITYSGTPADLVDQWRDHHGDLPGRMGIVVVGDQPGQQPGGESVPENVFVTTANPNDITGLGMRLNNYLNDHDDDSQLVVCMDSMTEMLQFADMQPVFKFLHMFAGQLRDADAVAHFHLDPGAHDDQTVSRLKPLFDEAVNLS from the coding sequence ATGCCGACCGACAGCCCAGCACCCGGGACGAACGTCATCGTGATGGCCCCCTCCCTCAGTGACGAGAAACGGGCGACGTGTCTCGACCTGCAGGGTGCCGGCCCGCCCAGCCGCCTCGACGTGTTGCACATCACCTACTCGGGTACCCCGGCGGACCTCGTCGACCAGTGGCGCGACCACCACGGCGACTTGCCGGGGCGGATGGGTATCGTCGTCGTCGGCGACCAGCCCGGCCAGCAACCAGGTGGTGAGAGCGTCCCCGAGAACGTCTTCGTTACGACGGCAAATCCGAACGACATCACCGGCCTGGGGATGCGGCTCAACAACTATCTCAACGACCACGACGACGACAGCCAGCTCGTCGTCTGCATGGACTCGATGACCGAGATGTTGCAGTTCGCGGACATGCAGCCCGTCTTCAAGTTCCTCCATATGTTCGCCGGCCAGCTCCGGGACGCCGACGCCGTCGCTCACTTCCATCTGGACCCCGGCGCTCACGACGACCAGACAGTCAGTCGCCTGAAGCCGCTGTTCGACGAGGCCGTCAACCTGAGCTAA
- a CDS encoding HTH domain-containing protein, which yields MHGERQPVADRAELYVRSLLPEGYSQQQAATLDRVDDLIEDGVVGERQVQVCGHQVPASVAATRTAVGALLVTRLAAFQAWAKRNDCSLAPAMELCTVDDSLADAHYRALRLPAVLLAEYRDGDLRCVTPHHDGEAVRSVDDRLDELAAGEPTTFEPLRRTTPLTPTSAMEFEPEDDDSEERDTEEPALIT from the coding sequence ATGCACGGGGAGCGACAGCCGGTGGCTGACCGGGCAGAGCTATACGTCCGGTCGCTGCTCCCGGAGGGGTACAGCCAGCAGCAGGCGGCCACGCTGGACCGGGTCGACGACCTCATCGAGGACGGTGTCGTCGGGGAGCGGCAGGTACAGGTGTGTGGGCACCAGGTCCCCGCGTCGGTCGCCGCGACCCGGACCGCGGTCGGTGCGTTACTCGTCACCCGTCTGGCCGCGTTCCAGGCGTGGGCGAAGCGAAACGACTGCTCGCTCGCGCCGGCGATGGAACTTTGCACAGTGGACGACTCACTGGCCGACGCCCACTACCGGGCGCTCCGTCTCCCCGCCGTGTTGCTGGCCGAATACCGCGACGGTGACCTCCGCTGTGTGACGCCCCACCACGACGGCGAGGCGGTCCGTAGCGTCGACGACCGCCTCGACGAGCTGGCGGCGGGGGAGCCGACGACCTTCGAGCCGCTCCGACGGACCACGCCCCTGACCCCCACCTCGGCGATGGAATTCGAGCCCGAAGACGACGACTCCGAGGAGCGCGACACCGAGGAGCCCGCCCTGATAACGTAG